From the genome of Pseudanabaena sp. PCC 7367:
GATTGAGCATTAAGCTCGCTCTCAACTGAATCTAATATAACTTTAGGCATAGACAAACCAGGTGATGGGACTATCCTGCCAGCGGTGATATTCCCAAAGACATAGTCTGACCTGGATCACGATGAGTAAGTGTGCTGCATCACCTGGAGATTTACGGGAAACCCCAAAAAAGACTAAGGCTAAGCATTTTGCTCTATCGTTAGATAAATCCAGTCAGGTTATTTCATTGATTCAGTTCAAGCATTAAAGGTATTAAAAACCACCTCATGCAATTCGTTTTTCTAAATATTGACCAATCATCTGTTCTTCACCAGCACGGCAAATGATCGTCTGGCGGGTGCGATAGAGATCGCCCACTAGTCTGATTTCTTCTTCGAATGAGCAACCATTGTAGGCAGTCTTCAAACATAAAGAATTAGCATCACGCATACTGAATTCTGCGGTCACGGGTCTGCTGGTGGAAAAGCCCCGATCGCGGTACATCAAATTACCCTTGATCCCAAATATGGTAGAACCCAGGTTAGGCTTTTTCTTGGCCGCCACATTCAAATAATGGCTTTCCCAGGTCACCAGTGCACCGCAGCTAAACTGAAAATCTGCTGCCAATTGATGCTTTTGCGCCAAGCCTGCCAATTCCACGCTATCTGGTTCTAAATACTTAACGGTCAAGAAGCTTTCCACTTCCTGGGTTTGCCCTGATGTGCCTGATGCGCCTGATGCGCCTGAGGTGAGTGTGTAATAGCGCCGTTGCGATCGCCACTTCCCCGCCGATTCTGAAAAGAACGCTTGCGCCATTGCTTCGAGAGTCTCTAGAGCTTCCACATTCGCCCCAGACACCTGAGAATCAAACTCTTGGCTGGCTGTTTGCATGTCCAATTAAACCTCTTGATTAGATTGAATATTCCCTAAACCGCTGGAGTTTAGTTTATATTCGTAAATGATTAATGTGTTAGTCAATGCCTATTATTACATTTTGTAAAGCAAAACATAGCTAAATACATCCAGCTAAGGCCATAGATAGAAGGGCGATCGCCTTTAGCCAATCTAAGCCCATCCTAGCAAAATGCCTCTATAGCTTGGTTTTACATGTCTTACTCCAACCTATAATCAATCTGTCAGCAGATCGATCGCACCACCGCTTGGCTTTGTGGGCATGGCAATAAGTATTTATGCCTTGCTTGACAAATCCACCAAGATAAAATCATTTTTCTCAAGGGGGATTAGTATCTAAATTAACTAAATTAACTAAATTAACTAAATTAGAATTAGAATTAGAATTAGAATTATCAATCAGTTAGTAAACTTGGTCATGCTTACCAATATCAATGAGCAAGATTTCATCTTCTGATGAGTCAGGATTCTTCTTAAACTTAAAAATAATTCGATAGGCATAATCTACCGAACAAGACCAGGAACCAGCTAGATTACCCTTCAGCTTATGGGTTCCAAGCGATGGGGAAAATGGAGCAACTCTTAATCGGTTTAGGCATTTATCTACTTTTTTATCGAGTTGAGGATTTTTACGAACCAGAGATTTAAATGCCCGCTGAAAAGCCGGATCAACGACAAGTTTATCATCGATTCAATTCCGCCATTATTTCTTCTACGGTGCCACGAAATACTTTGCCCTGTCGATAATTTTCTTCAGCCTGGGCAATAGTACGGGCGATCTCCTCGCGTCGTTTTAGATTGCGGCGCTTTTTGACCAGGTCAAAGATCATCTCTTGCGATTCGGCATCGAGCTCTTCCACCAGCGCTTCAACCTGCTCCAGGATGTCATTGAAGGTCAGCTTAGGTTCATGGTCAGCACTAGCGATCGCATCACCATCTGCGTTCTTGTCAAGATTAGGATCGGTATTATTAGCATCGGTTTGCATGACCTTATTCTCCTCTGGCGATCGGCACGGCTGTAAATTTAATAATGCGAGGGCTTGCCTTTATTCTACAGTGAGTTTCCTGAAACTTAGCAAGCCAACCCAAAAGAGACTAGCCAAGGATTTAGGCATAAGCGAGGCGAAAGCTCAATTTCTAAATCATCTCGCTAAAGTGCAACGCCCAGGTTAAACTGCTTCATAAATACAAATATTATATTCGGTGAAGGCTTTATCCTTAAATGGCTGCAAGTTTTGATAGGCTTCACTGGCAAACAATTCCTTGATCGCCGTAGCCGAAGGATATTCAACGATCGTCACGAACTGCACCCCCGCCGTGCCGATCACCGCTTCTTGATGACTATACCGACTCACAAACTTACCCCCTGCTGCCTCCATTAGGGGTGTAGTTCCTTCCACATAAGCTTGCAAAGCTTCTGATTCCTCTGGATTCAGGGTCGTAAACGCGATCATCGTGGCCGTCATATTTTTTATTCCTGGCTAGTTTGCCCCTAGTTTGTCACATTAGGATATAGGGAGTTAGTAAACGTAATCTAAAGATGACGATCCCAAGAGAGTCAAAGGAAACAGTAGCATTTGTAGATAACTACTGCAGTGCCTATGAACATCTATTTCATGACGTAAGCGGCTACGAAGCATTTAAATACTTGCATGTGGGAATGATTTCGCCAATCAAACGTAAGACCCTGTCAGCGATCGCCCGAGCAGTAGGATTGAAAGATGCCCAACGGTTACACCATTTTTTGAGCAACTCACCGTGGGATATAGAAGCGGTCAGAGACCAAAGATTGGCGATAATCCGTCATTACTTATCAGGTCAAGAATTTGTGCTGGTGATCGACGAAACAGGAGATCGCAAGAAAGGAAAAAAGACCGACTATGTGTCGCGTCAATATATCGGTAATTTGGGCAAGGTAGAAAAGGGGATCGTGTCAGTGAATGCCTACGGCATCATTGGTGATCAGACCTTGCCACTGATGTTTAAGGTATTCAAGCCAGAGAGACGTTTGCAGCAAGGAGATGAACATAAAAGCAAACCAACCCTGGCCATAGAGATAATCAAAACGCTTCAGGGGATGGGATTCAAGTTTAAGTTGGTACTGGCAGATAGCCTATATGGCGAAAGCACTAGATTCAAGGAGCTTTTTCAATTCACCAACGCTTTTACCGGCTGGATTCCTGGCAATCCACATCGCTTCTTCCTACACCCAATATGACAAACTAGGGGTATGACGCAATGCCTAATCCTTTTTCAGAGCTTTATCCCAATCCGCTCAGGGGTGAGGCGTGATCTCTAAGATCGTAATTTCTTTTCTGCCTGAGCCATAGAACCAGAAAATGCGATATGCACCTGGGGTTTTATTTTCGACATAAACTTCAAATACCTGATAACCATCGTCAGTTTTCCAGCCTTTATATGGATGCGGATTCAACCCTGGTGCTTCTAATCCAGCCTCCATCTGGCCGAGGGTCTTGTTGACTCTCTTTAGTTTTTTAGGGTTAGTGCGCTCTAGCTCTTTGATAGTTTTCTTGGCTTTTGGCTGGATGATTAGACGATACTGCACAACCCCTATTCCTCTTCCAGGTCAGCATATTTGGCAAAGGAACCTAAATATTCACCTTTACCAGCTGCGGCATCTGCGATCGCCTCTTCTAACATTGCCTCTATTTCAGGCTCAGGGGGATGATCGAGGGGTTGCAGAGTGTCTAACCAGGCTTGGAATTTGTTGCTTTCTCTAATTTCGTATAAATCCCACAGAATGGCTTTGGCACTCTTGCGAATGTCTTTGAGCAATGGTTCGATCCTGGCCTTCTGATGTTTGCCTTTAGAATTAAGCCGATCGCTCCAAGCATTAGCCAGCATTGCCTGACATATTTCATTGAGAAAGCTATTGATGATTTTCTCGCTCGCCTCATCTCGGATAAACCAGTCCAGGATGGCATCAACGTTATTGGCGATATAATCAAATCCTTCACGCTGTTCACCGATGATCGTTTCGGCGTTACTCCTGGTTTTACGCTCTTCTTCAGATATCCAGTGCAGAGATAAAATAAATTGCTGTGGCACTTCTAGTTTTTGATATAGCTCAGATGCCCATCGTTTAAATCCTTCGCCAAGCAAGCTATTGTTTCCTTCCAGGTATTTTTTGATGTCCTGGCGGAGAGAAGCGACCCCTTTGTAAGTGGCCAATAATGGAGCCTTCTTGTCAGATTTAGAGGTAATTAAAAACCTTTGCCAGGGATCATGCCAATCCTGCTTTAATCTCAATTGCGTAGCTGTATCAAGTTGGCTTTGCTCCAGACATCGATCCAAATGAGCTTGGTAGTCCTGGATATTCTCAGCAGTAATTGGATTGATATTAGCTGCTGCTTGATTTTGCTGATCCAGCCCCAAAATACTCATAACAAATCCACCTGTTGCGATTAGTCTCAGTATATAGCGATCGACTGGGGTTCGGGGAATCGCTCCACTTGAATCCGATCGATCGCTTCATGCATCTGGGCAATGTCATAGGCAAGTTGCATTCTTAACCAATGTTCCGGTGTAGTGCCAAACGCTTTGGACACCCGGATCGCCATTTCCGGTGACAGCGAAGTTCGGCCATTAATGACTCTGGAAAGAGTTTGCCGCGTCACCCCCAGCTTAGTTGCAGCCTCGCCAATGTTCAGGCCAGTGGATTCGATCGCATGTTTAATAATTTTGCCTGGATGGGCTGGTGATTTCATTGCCATAATTATTACCCCCTAGTGATAATCCACTAGATCCACATCATAGGCCATGCCTTCCTCAAACCGAAAAATAATCCGATGATTTCTGGATACAAAAACACTGTAAAAACCGCGTTTATCACCAACCAGAGGATGCAGTTTGAAACCTATTATATTCAACTCATCAACACTTTCAGCAGTATCAAGGATTGATAAATAGACCTCAGCTTTATCAGCAATATCGGGGCGCAAACCCCGCCGATCGCCCTTG
Proteins encoded in this window:
- a CDS encoding HigA family addiction module antitoxin encodes the protein MAMKSPAHPGKIIKHAIESTGLNIGEAATKLGVTRQTLSRVINGRTSLSPEMAIRVSKAFGTTPEHWLRMQLAYDIAQMHEAIDRIQVERFPEPQSIAIY
- a CDS encoding type II toxin-antitoxin system RelE/ParE family toxin — its product is MDDKLVVDPAFQRAFKSLVRKNPQLDKKVDKCLNRLRVAPFSPSLGTHKLKGNLAGSWSCSVDYAYRIIFKFKKNPDSSEDEILLIDIGKHDQVY
- a CDS encoding phycobiliprotein lyase gives rise to the protein MQTASQEFDSQVSGANVEALETLEAMAQAFFSESAGKWRSQRRYYTLTSGASGASGTSGQTQEVESFLTVKYLEPDSVELAGLAQKHQLAADFQFSCGALVTWESHYLNVAAKKKPNLGSTIFGIKGNLMYRDRGFSTSRPVTAEFSMRDANSLCLKTAYNGCSFEEEIRLVGDLYRTRQTIICRAGEEQMIGQYLEKRIA
- a CDS encoding type II toxin-antitoxin system RelE/ParE family toxin; translation: MIHNIKHRGLKRLYAKGDRRGLRPDIADKAEVYLSILDTAESVDELNIIGFKLHPLVGDKRGFYSVFVSRNHRIIFRFEEGMAYDVDLVDYH
- a CDS encoding DUF1330 domain-containing protein, whose amino-acid sequence is MTATMIAFTTLNPEESEALQAYVEGTTPLMEAAGGKFVSRYSHQEAVIGTAGVQFVTIVEYPSATAIKELFASEAYQNLQPFKDKAFTEYNICIYEAV